One Streptomyces sp. CG4 genomic window, CGGATATGAGGAGGGCGAGCAGCAGGGGGTTGGTGGTACGGGTGGCGGCCGCACCCAGGCTGAGCGCCCAGAGCCACCAGGCGCCGGGGTGAACGGTGGGGCGGCTACGGTGCCTTGACGGCTGCGGCGCCGGCGGTTCCCCAGGGGCGCGGGGAACTGCGCGACCAGCCCCCACCGGTTCGCAGTCACCCGGACGCATTGCGTCGCCGTCGGGACTGCCACACCGCTGCACCTGCCAGGAGGGCGACGACACCCGCGCCGATCGGCAGCCCCAGCGAAGGCCCACTGTCCGAGCCGTCCTTCTCGCCCGAGCCGCTCTTCTGGCCCGAGCTGCCCTTCCGGCCGGAGGCCACCTGCTCGCCGCACCCCTGCTTCGGATACCCGGAGATCGCACACAACATGGCGTTGGTGTCGTAGCGCAGGGGCTTGGCCACAGCGGCCAGCGCCTCCGCGGTCGTCGCGTCGGCGGGCACCCGGGCGCAGGCCGTACGCCCCGCCGGCGGCGTCTCACCCGACGGCGCGTCCTCGGGCGTGCCGAAGTCGAGGACCAGGGCCACCCGCTTCAAACCGGACGCGGCCGGTGTCGACGAGCAGATCGTGCCGAAGTCCGCCGCCCCGCGCGGCCGGCTCGCGTCCGCCGAGTCCGCGCTCACCGCGAAGCGGAACCCCTCCACGGCACCGTCGTCGGGACGGGCGCTCGACGGGCCCATGGTGGCGTACGTCCAGTGCCCGCCGGTCCGCTCCCAGAAGGACCAGTAGCGGTAGCCGGTGGCCTGTGCCTGGCCGGTTCCGGCCGCCGACAGGACGAGTGCGGCCACGAGCAGGCTCGCGGTGCGGCGGACGGCCGTCACGGCTGCCGCTTCTTCCGGCCGCTGAGCAGGAAGCCGACACCGATGCCCGCGACCAGGCAGACCCCGACGAACCACCAGGCGCCGAAGCCGGAGCCGCCGTCGGACTTGGTCTCCTGCTGGTACCCGGTCGCCGCCATCTGCGGGAGGGGGCCGAGCGCGTTGAGGGACCGGACCAGGCTGGTGCCGCCGAAGTCACCCGGCTGCGCGCCGACCGCATGGGCGGCGAGGATCAGCTGGGCGTACGCCGCCGGACCGCTCTGCGCCGCCCACTTCCCGGCGTTCTTCTCCAGCCAGCCGTACGCCTTCTTCGCCTGCTCGGTCCGGCCGTCCGCGGCGAGCGCGACGACCGTGTCCACCGTGTTGCCGTAGTCCGGCTGGTCCTCGGCCCCGGGCAGCGCGGACTGCAGGTGCCCGGTCTTGGCGACGGCGGCCGCCAGATAGGCGCCGGCGTTGTCGGCGACCTGCGCCGGGGTGGGACGACCGGCCTTGGCACACGCCTCCTGCGCGGGCGCCTTCCCGGCCTTGGCGACGAACCCCTTGCCGAGCGCGCCGAGCACCCCGGCCGCCGTGGCGTCCGCGTTGGCGACCAACGTGCCCTTCTTGTCGGGCTGGTAGGCGAGGGCGCCGCCGCCGTCCTGGTCGCAGGGGATGGACCAGGCGGCCAGCAGGTCGTAGGGGGACTTGCCGGACGTGCGGACGGACGCCGGGTCGGCGCCGGTCGCGGCCAGGGCACCCACGACGGCGGAGGTGGAGTTGGTGTCACTGGCGCCGCCCGGCAGGTAGCCCCAGCCGCCGTCCTTGTTCTGCACGGACTTCAGCCAGGCCACCGCCTTGCCGACGGCGGCGTCGTGCCCGCCGGCCGCCTTGAGGGCCTGCACCGCGGCGGCGGTGTTGTTGGTGTCCACCGCGACCCTGCTGTCGCAGGCCTTGGTGGGGTCGGCGCGGAAGGCGGCGAAGGCGCCGTTCGCGCACTGCTGGCCGGCGAGCCAGTCCACGGCCTGTGCGGCCGGCCGGTAGCCGAGGGTCCGCTGGGCGATCAGCGTCAACGACTGCCGCCACACGCCGTCGTTGGCCGGGTCGGACGTGCCGTACAGCCCCGACGGGATCGCCGCCTTCGGAGACGGGGACGGGCCGGCGGCCGTGGCGGGCGCGGCGGCGGCCAGCACGCCTACGGCGGCGAGCACCGCGGCACTGCGGCGGACGTTCATGGTCGGCGACTGCCTCTCCTGCGGGGAACCGGCAGCGCACGGGAGACACCCCGGGCGGCTCGGCTCCGTGAACCTCGACGGTGCCGTGCACGGCGGACCGCCGACGCACGCGAGCCGGTCAACGTCCCGTCCGGGGCAGTCCGGCTCACCGTCCTGGGACGGCTCACGGATCGGGGGAGAGTCAGCGCCGGAATTGCACCGGCTTCCCCCCGTACGGGTGTGATGACGACCCCGCCACTTTACCGGCAGCCCCGAGCGGCCCGAGGAGTGCCCGTGCGCACGGACTCCCGGTGACGGGGGCCACGGTCATGACGGGGACAGGCACGGTCACGACGGGGGCAGGGCAGCCGCCCAGGAGCCGCGCCGAACTCGGCCGGACTCAGCCCGCCTTCGGGGTCTCGCCGCCGAAGGGCAGGTGCAGGGTGCGGGAGGTGATCAGCCATGTGCCGTCGACCCTGCGGAAGGTGTCGGCGTAGTGACCGACCTGGACGGGCGGCCCGGCGGGGATGGGGGCGCCCCCCTCGTATCCGTCGACGCGGTACGTCGTGAAGTACGAGACGGCGCCTGCCGTGTCCGGTCCGGTCACGGTGACCAGCACGTTGGACATCAGCCGGCGGGAGAGCCGGTCGGCGGGCCGGGAGCCGAAGTACGCGCGCAGCGCCTCCCGGCCCCGGATCCGCCGCCCGTCCCCCGGCGACGGCCACTCCCAGACGCCGTCCTCGGTGAACAGCTCGGCCACGGAGGCCGGTTCACCGAGATCGAGCCGGTGGACGAAGCCGACGATCAGGCGCTCACAGGCACGCTCGACGAGAAGTCGGTCCAAGGGAGCCATGGATTCCATAGGGCTGTGTAACAGCGGGCCGCGCACCAGGCGAACGATTTACCCTGCCACTTACCCCGCCACGCAGGCCACTCACACCGCCACGTACGCCACCGGCTCGCTCCCCGCGACGGGTTCCGCCCGGCCCTGCTTCACCAGGCGGCGCAGATGGGACTCGGCCTCCGAGACGGCGATGTTCCGGGAGCCGTAGGGGATGTCGGCCCAGGGGCGGTTCCACTCCATGCGCTCGGCGAGCTGCCAGGGGGTGAGCGGCTCGGCGAGCAGGGCGAGGAGACCGGCCAGCCGCTCCGCGTGGTGGGCGAGCAACTCCCGTACCCGGCCGGGCGCGTCGGTGAAGGTGTGCTGGTGGGCGGGGAGGACTTCGGCGGGGCCGAGCCGGCCGATCCGCTCCAGG contains:
- a CDS encoding prenyltransferase/squalene oxidase repeat-containing protein produces the protein MNVRRSAAVLAAVGVLAAAAPATAAGPSPSPKAAIPSGLYGTSDPANDGVWRQSLTLIAQRTLGYRPAAQAVDWLAGQQCANGAFAAFRADPTKACDSRVAVDTNNTAAAVQALKAAGGHDAAVGKAVAWLKSVQNKDGGWGYLPGGASDTNSTSAVVGALAATGADPASVRTSGKSPYDLLAAWSIPCDQDGGGALAYQPDKKGTLVANADATAAGVLGALGKGFVAKAGKAPAQEACAKAGRPTPAQVADNAGAYLAAAVAKTGHLQSALPGAEDQPDYGNTVDTVVALAADGRTEQAKKAYGWLEKNAGKWAAQSGPAAYAQLILAAHAVGAQPGDFGGTSLVRSLNALGPLPQMAATGYQQETKSDGGSGFGAWWFVGVCLVAGIGVGFLLSGRKKRQP
- a CDS encoding SCO2322 family protein, encoding MTAVRRTASLLVAALVLSAAGTGQAQATGYRYWSFWERTGGHWTYATMGPSSARPDDGAVEGFRFAVSADSADASRPRGAADFGTICSSTPAASGLKRVALVLDFGTPEDAPSGETPPAGRTACARVPADATTAEALAAVAKPLRYDTNAMLCAISGYPKQGCGEQVASGRKGSSGQKSGSGEKDGSDSGPSLGLPIGAGVVALLAGAAVWQSRRRRNASG
- a CDS encoding nuclear transport factor 2 family protein, encoding MAPLDRLLVERACERLIVGFVHRLDLGEPASVAELFTEDGVWEWPSPGDGRRIRGREALRAYFGSRPADRLSRRLMSNVLVTVTGPDTAGAVSYFTTYRVDGYEGGAPIPAGPPVQVGHYADTFRRVDGTWLITSRTLHLPFGGETPKAG